The DNA sequence AAAATTTTAGAATCGTTAAATTTTATTTTTGACTTCAGAAAATTTATCTGTTGCCTTAATCCGGGCAATAATATTTTAATTTGAGATTTCATTGTGTAAAGATAAGAAGAATTATTTGGGGATGCAGTTTTTAGGAAATAAATCAGTTGAAGGGAAGATAAGTTTTTCTTTCAAGATCAGCTAAAGCCAAATTATAATCAATAAGAGCGCTCAAACTATTATTTTTTGCTTCTGTTAATCTGATTTGCATTTGGGCTAAATCAAAACTTGAAATTGTGCCGGATCTAAATCTTTCCAAAGAAATGTTATAACTTTTTTCTGCAATTTCAACGGATTTACTTAAAACTTCAACTCTTGCTTTTGCAGAATTTAATCTATTGATTGCAGAAATTACATCATTTCTGATTGTCTTTTTTAAATTTTCATAAACAAGCTGATTAATTTTATAATTAGCTTCTGCAGATTCGACTTGTTTATTATTTTGTCCCCAATCCCAAATTGGAATTGATAGATTTAATCCAACATTTATATCATCTAACAAATCCGCATACAAACTTGAAAATTTTTCATCATTTTTGCTTAATCCATATCTGGCAATTAAATCAGCTTTTATTTGTCTTCGCGAATCAATTTCTTCGACATTTAATTTTGATAAATAAATTTCACTTTGCTGATTTAGTAAATCCGGTCTTTTATTTAGTGCACTTTCAATAGCTTTTTCTTCATCAACAATAATTGGAGAATATTCTATATTGGAAATTATTTCAATATTTTCATCAAGTTCCAAACCCAATAACAATTTAAAATTACTTAAATCTTCTTCATATGATCTTTGAGAATTTAGCAATTCATTTTTACTCGATGCTAAGTCAACTTCTAATTGTAAAGCTTCAACTTCTGCAATAAGTCCCGCAACTAATTTATTTTTGGCAGTTAAAAATGATTCTTCATTTTGTTTAACTTTTTCTTCCAGAATTTTTACATTTTCTTTTATTTTATACAAATTGTAGAATGCTGATTTTACGTTGTAAATTATATTTTGTTCGGCTTCATCAAAATTTCTTTTAGAATTTTCTAAATTAATTTCGGCTCTTTCTAAATTTGCTTGCTGTGTATTAAATGTAAAAAGCGGCTGTTGAAGTGAAATACTAAAATTTGTAAAATAATCTTTTGTGCTTTCCAAACCGGTTCCAAATTGGTCCCTTCCAAAAACTCTTCCGGTTAAATTTATGTTTCCGTTTGTAAAAATAACCGGCTGCGATAAACTTAATCTTCCTTCTAACCTAGTGCTTCCCAATTCGAAAAATTCTTCTTTACTCAAGAGCGGATTGAATTGGCTTGTTAAACTTTTTGAATAACTTGGAATATCAAATTCCAAATCCAACTGAGAAAATAATCCGGCTTTAAATGCTTCCAAACTTTTCTGCGATGCGGTGAGCGAGTAATTCGCATTTTGAATTCCAAAACTTTTCTGCAATGCAACATTAATTGATTTTTCCAAATCATAAATTTCTTGGGCAAA is a window from the Ignavibacteriota bacterium genome containing:
- a CDS encoding TolC family protein — translated: MKKNLLTILFFLSIQNYFAQEIYDLEKSINVALQKSFGIQNANYSLTASQKSLEAFKAGLFSQLDLEFDIPSYSKSLTSQFNPLLSKEEFFELGSTRLEGRLSLSQPVIFTNGNINLTGRVFGRDQFGTGLESTKDYFTNFSISLQQPLFTFNTQQANLERAEINLENSKRNFDEAEQNIIYNVKSAFYNLYKIKENVKILEEKVKQNEESFLTAKNKLVAGLIAEVEALQLEVDLASSKNELLNSQRSYEEDLSNFKLLLGLELDENIEIISNIEYSPIIVDEEKAIESALNKRPDLLNQQSEIYLSKLNVEEIDSRRQIKADLIARYGLSKNDEKFSSLYADLLDDINVGLNLSIPIWDWGQNNKQVESAEANYKINQLVYENLKKTIRNDVISAINRLNSAKARVEVLSKSVEIAEKSYNISLERFRSGTISSFDLAQMQIRLTEAKNNSLSALIDYNLALADLERKTYLPFN